TAGATTGATTTTTGCTGGAGCAAAGCTATTAATATAATTTAAAGTACTCATGTATTTAAAACCGATAGTAGCTCTGGATCTATCTGAACCTTCCGAAGCTCTTCAACTTGTTTCACTTTTAAGGCCGCAAATTGATTTTTTCAAGGTAGGTAGTCAGCTTTTCTTGGCTGGAGGAGCCGACGTAGTAAGAAAAATCATCGACAGTGGTGCTGATGTATTTCTTGATCTTAAATTTCACGATATTCCCAAAACTGTTTTTAGAGCTGTCCGTGAAGCTGTCAAGCTTAAAGTAAAATTTACGACCGTTCATATCTTTGGAGGGCGTGCGATGCTTAAGGAAGCCCTTGAAGCTGCTTCAGGAAGTTATACAGAGGTTCTAGGGGTAACGGTTCTTACGAGCATGGATAGCTCTGAGTTGGAGAGCCTAGGTGTTGTCCATCCCTTGGAAGAAGAGGTTTTGTTATTGACCCGGTTGGCTTTGGATGCAGGGCTTAGGGGAATAGTCTGTTCAGGTCGAGAACTGCCTGCTTTAAGTAAAATGGAAAAAAGAGCATCGATTGTTGTGGTTCCTGGTATTCGATGGAAAGGAACGGCTCATTATGATCAAAAAAGGACAATAGAGCCAAAGGAGGCCAAACAGTGGGGAGCAACCCATATTGTTGTGGGTAGACCCTTATTGGATGCCGTCGATAAAGTAGGATTGGTGCGAAAATTGCTTTGTGAATTAAATGAGATAAATTGATGAGAAAAGTGAGAGAAGAAAAAAATAACTTTTTTGCATGGATTCAAAACAGTGGGTATTGTTTGAAACATGGCGAAAAAACCAAAAGGCAACGCAATGAGGGATGAGGCTATGACTTTTGATAAACTTGATTCGCTGTCAACATTACAAATTGTTGATCTTTTAGGGAAATCATTGATTAATGATGCTTATAGCAGGGAAGCCTTTTTCTATTTAAGAAAAAGGGTAGGAGATCTTGAAGAGACATGCGAGAAAGCAAGAGAAGCAATAGAAAAGCTTAATGAAGCTGTGGATAAACTGTCCTCACCGGCTAATCGTGTGGGGACACTATTAGACCTCCCTAAAAGCGATGTTGGACTGGTAGCTCAAGGAGGCTCAGAATTTTTTTGTTTAATTGATCCGCGATTAAAGGGAGAGACGCTTCTCATCGGGACCAGGGTTTTGTTAAACGAAGCCTATGCTATTGTGGGCGATCTTGGTTTTGATGCTTCGGGCATTATTGTGAAGATTCTAGATGTTCTTCCTGACAACCGGTTAAGGATAAGTCATGAGGGTAGTTTTGGAAATTTCATTGTGATTCGTTCTTCACCATTGATGAAAGAACGGCTAAAACCTGGTTTGGAAATTAGGTTAGATCCCTCTCATCGTGTGGCGATCGAGGTTGTAAAATCAACCAAGACCTCTTCAAAAGTTCTCGAAAGGGTACCTGAACTTCCTTGGGAGAAAGTGGGGGGACAAAAGCAGGCGATTGAAGCGATCAAAGATGCTGTGGAACTTCCCTTTCTTTATGCCGATATTTTTGCTAAGTACAAGCATAACGTACCTAAAGGATTTCTGCTTTATGGCCCTCCAGGTTGTGGTAAGACTCTTATTGGCAAAGCTACCGCTTACAACCTGACTAAGAAGCTGCGTGAGAAGACGGGTGAAGATAGACGAGAATATTTCATGCATATCAAGGGTCCTGAGATCCTCAACATGTGGGTAGGTGAGTCGGAAAGGCAGGTCAGGGAAATTTTTGAACAAGCCAGGGAACTTTCCAAAGAAGATTATATTCCTTTTATTTTTATCGACGAGGCCGAATCGATTTTAGGCACACGGAGAGCGGGTAGGTTCAATAGCATTTTAAATACGCTTGTACCGATGTTTTGTGCAGAAATGGATGGTATCGAATCGATGAGGCAGGCGGTCATTATCCTGGCTTCGAATAGAGCTGATTTAATCGATCCGGCAATTCTTAGGCCAGGAAGAATAGATAGGAAAATCAAGGTCAATAGACCGGGCAAAGAAGAAGCCAAAGAGATCTTCCGCATCTATTTGACCGAAGATTTGCCCTATGAATCTGCTCTTGTGGAGCAGTTTGGAGGGGATATTAAAAAGGTTGTAGACTTTCTTGTAGAAAAGGTTGTCGAGGAACAGTATGCCCGCAGCGACCATAATCAATTTCTTGAGGTTACTTTGAGAAGCGGAAGAAGAGAATACCTATATAGGGGTGATCTGAATAGTGGAGCTATCATCGCTTCAGTTGTAGAAAGAGCTAAGAGCATGGCGATAAAAAGAACAATTGCTGATCCTTCTCAGGGTGGCATAAAACTTGAAGACCTGCTTTGTGCTCTTGAAGAGGAGTATCTTGAAAATGATATATTTCCTCCGACAGATATTACAGAGGATTGGTTGAAGCTTGTCGATTATGACCCACAGAATGTGGTCAAGCTTTCTCCGATTATGCCTCGCAAAAAAGGAGTTTCTGCTGTAGTGTAGTAAGGAGTGTTTTGAGTCTTATGGAAAAAAAGAGGCTTATGCCCTGGTCAGTGTATTTTGGGTTGGAAACTGAGTTTGGCATTTCTGTTTTAGAAAATGCCGATATCGATGTCGTTGAAGAATCGATCCATCTTGTACGTTCGGCATCCCAATTGGGCAGTCCAAACCTTTGGGATTATACGAAAGAAGATCCTCATCAGGATGCCAGAGGGTTCAGGGCTAAGGAGTTGCGACAGGATGAGGATGAGGCTAATTTTTTCTCTCAGGATCGACAGCGTCCTTACAGTTTTGAAGAGATAAAAAGCGATTTTGTTCTGCGCAACGGAGCTAGGCTTTATAACGATCATACCCATCCGGAATATTCAACAGCGGAATGTTCAACATTGATTGAACTGGTTGCCCAAGACAAAGCGGGAGAGAGGATATTGGAAGAATGTGCCAAAGCGGCCAGCAAAAAAAGACATCATACCGTCTGTATGTATAAGAATAATACAGACTTTGCTGGTCACAGTTATGGCTGTCATGAAAACTACCTTATTCCTCGGTTAATACCCTGGGATAGACTCGTTGAGGGTATGCTTCCCTTTTTAATTACCCGGCAAATTTATGCAGGTGCTGGGAAGCTTGGATGGGAAAGAGAAGATCATGGGATGCCGGGGGGTTATCAGATATCCCAGCGAGCCGATTTTTTTACAGAACTCGTCGGGATCGATACCATGAACCGTCGGCCTATCATTAATACCCGGGATGAACCTCATGCTAATCCCAAGCTCTATAGGAGATTTCATGTGATCCTGGGGGATGCGAATCTATCAGAGTTTTCTACTTGGCTTAAAGTGGGTTCAACGGCTCTTGTGCTGGAAGCTCTGCAATACGAAAGAATCCCTAAGAAGTTCTTTTTGGCTGATCCTTTGTTTGCACATCGGAGCATATCACGGGATCAGAAATTCCGGTGGGAAATTGAACTTGCCCAGGGTGGAAGGACCACAGCTATTGAATTGCAGCACGAATATGCAGATTGGGTAGCCCGGTATGTGGATCTCGATCACCCCGAAAAGGAAAAAGTTTGGAAGTCATGGAAAGAGACTCTTGACAAGCTGCTTAAAGATCCCTATGCATTAAAAGACAGGCTTGATTGGATGGCAAAGTTCTGGTTACTTCAGACTTTTAAAGAAGATCAAAACCTCTCCTGGGAAGATCCCTGGCTTCAAAGCTTGGATCTAGAGTATCACCTTGTTGATAGAAACCGTGGCCTCTTTTATGCTTTAGAATCAGCGGGAGATATCATCCGTGTTACGACCGATGAGGATATATGCCAAGCTATACAGCAACCTCCTTCCTCTTCCCGGGCATTTATTCGAGGGAAGTTCATACAGCGGTTTTCAAAAGATCTCATCAATGTTCAGTGGGATTATATTGCATTTAGGTTTTGTGGTCAGAGCTATCGGTTAGATCTTGCTTCAGCCTTTCCGGGAGTCGATCTTGAAACTTATTGTGAAGTGATTGATAAAGCAAAGAATGTGGGAGATGTTGTGAGGAACTTGAATTTAAAACCGATGGGAAATTAATTTTTGTTAAAATGAAAAAAAAGGAGGTAACTATGCTCATGACTGAGCAAGGACAAAAAAACAAGCAGATGATTCCTTCTCCTGGTCCTGGTGGAGGTAGTGGTCCTGGACCTCAAGCTCCAAAGGTAGAAAAACCCAATACGGAGGAAATCCTTAAACGGATGCGCAAGGTTGACCCCGATCAGGCGCGCCGCTACAGGCAGAGGACTGGAGAGTGAATGAAATAATTCAAAAGGGGATTGATCCTCTCCCTATAATTGGGGACAAGTGGAGTTTGAATGGGGATTTTATCTCCTTGCTAAAGGAGAAAGGATTGACTTGTACCATTCCTAGGGTTATGGACAGTCCTCCAAAATCCCTATCAACAACTCCCTGCATTGAGTCAACAACGATTCTTGCTTTTTATTATAGGGATGGAGTCATCGTTGCTGGGGATAGAAGGGCTACAGCGGGCAATTTGGTTATTCATGAAAGAGCAGAAAAAGTCATTTCTATTGACCGAAATACTATTTTAGCTGTAGCAGGAACACCGGCCACGGCTTTTGAGATAGCTCGTGTTCTTCAACATTCCTTTGAGTTTTATAGAAGAAGCCAGCTTCAACCTCTCAGTGTGGCTGCCAAAGTAAGAATGGTGAGCAAGCTCCTTAAAGACAATTTAGCGTTGTCCCTACAGGGTATCGGTATCGTTATACCTCTGCTTGCCTTGAGTGATCCCTTTGGTAAGGAAAAACCAACAATCTATTTTTATGATGCCTTGGGAGCTCAGTTTCAGACGGTGGATTTTGCAGTTTCAGGTTCTGGTTCTCCTGCTGTCCGAAGTATTCTACAATATATTAATAGGTGGAGTGGAAAACCGACGGTAGAAAGAGAAGAGGAAGAGTCTATACAACTTGCACTTCAACTTCTTGACATTGCTGCAGAATCGGATACAGCAACAGGGGGAGTCAATCGAAGGACTAAAATTTATCCCCAGGTCAAACTTTTGAAAGAAAGTGGAGTTGTTTCTGTTCCGGAGGAAAAATTAGAACAATTATTTAAAAGCACCTAAAAGAACAGATCCATTTCCTTGGTCGTTTCAAATTCCAATTTTTTCTAGAACTGAGAAAAAAAGAATGGATAAGACTTTTTTCTCTCTGTATAAGTTGGTTTTCCTTAGGTGTTGATGTTGATTTTTTGTTCGTCTTGTGAAGAAGAAAAATAAGTTTTTTGCTTTTTAAATTTAAAATCATAGAAATTTCATGGTATGCCCTCTTTCTCTTTTGTATTTTTGAGAGGCAACATTAAAGTGTTTTATTCTCTGGTCAATAAGATAA
The DNA window shown above is from Methylacidiphilum caldifontis and carries:
- the pyrF gene encoding orotidine-5'-phosphate decarboxylase; this translates as MYLKPIVALDLSEPSEALQLVSLLRPQIDFFKVGSQLFLAGGADVVRKIIDSGADVFLDLKFHDIPKTVFRAVREAVKLKVKFTTVHIFGGRAMLKEALEAASGSYTEVLGVTVLTSMDSSELESLGVVHPLEEEVLLLTRLALDAGLRGIVCSGRELPALSKMEKRASIVVVPGIRWKGTAHYDQKRTIEPKEAKQWGATHIVVGRPLLDAVDKVGLVRKLLCELNEIN
- a CDS encoding proteasome accessory factor PafA2 family protein, whose amino-acid sequence is MEKKRLMPWSVYFGLETEFGISVLENADIDVVEESIHLVRSASQLGSPNLWDYTKEDPHQDARGFRAKELRQDEDEANFFSQDRQRPYSFEEIKSDFVLRNGARLYNDHTHPEYSTAECSTLIELVAQDKAGERILEECAKAASKKRHHTVCMYKNNTDFAGHSYGCHENYLIPRLIPWDRLVEGMLPFLITRQIYAGAGKLGWEREDHGMPGGYQISQRADFFTELVGIDTMNRRPIINTRDEPHANPKLYRRFHVILGDANLSEFSTWLKVGSTALVLEALQYERIPKKFFLADPLFAHRSISRDQKFRWEIELAQGGRTTAIELQHEYADWVARYVDLDHPEKEKVWKSWKETLDKLLKDPYALKDRLDWMAKFWLLQTFKEDQNLSWEDPWLQSLDLEYHLVDRNRGLFYALESAGDIIRVTTDEDICQAIQQPPSSSRAFIRGKFIQRFSKDLINVQWDYIAFRFCGQSYRLDLASAFPGVDLETYCEVIDKAKNVGDVVRNLNLKPMGN
- a CDS encoding ubiquitin-like protein UBact; the encoded protein is MKKKEVTMLMTEQGQKNKQMIPSPGPGGGSGPGPQAPKVEKPNTEEILKRMRKVDPDQARRYRQRTGE
- a CDS encoding proteasome subunit alpha — encoded protein: MNEIIQKGIDPLPIIGDKWSLNGDFISLLKEKGLTCTIPRVMDSPPKSLSTTPCIESTTILAFYYRDGVIVAGDRRATAGNLVIHERAEKVISIDRNTILAVAGTPATAFEIARVLQHSFEFYRRSQLQPLSVAAKVRMVSKLLKDNLALSLQGIGIVIPLLALSDPFGKEKPTIYFYDALGAQFQTVDFAVSGSGSPAVRSILQYINRWSGKPTVEREEEESIQLALQLLDIAAESDTATGGVNRRTKIYPQVKLLKESGVVSVPEEKLEQLFKST